TGGTGTCCGGGTGTcttacaaaataataataatcttgTGTGTAAAAAATGTAGATTCGTAAATCAGGAAACTGTTTCATGCGAAATTCTCGTCGATTGACGATTAAAATAATCCTTTGACTTCAGATTTTCAGTGAATAAACATGGCGAAAAAGCCAGGACCAATTCCGGCTCTCCACAAAGTAATAATGGTTGGCAGTGGAGGCGTGGGAAAGTCAGCCTTAACACTTCAGTTCATGTACGATGAGGTATGTGAATTGAGAACAATTAATTTAGATTAATTTAGAGTGTTAAAtgacaatgaaattaatctCAATTTAATGAAGTTTATAGAGGACTACGAGCCAACAAAAGCCGATTCATACAGGAAGAAAGTTGTCCTTGATGGAGAGGAAGTACAAATTGATATACTAGACACTGCTGGACAAGAGGACTATGCTGCTATAAGGGACAATTACTTTCGCAGTGGAGAGGGCTTTCTCTGCGTTTTCTCCATTACTGAGGATGACAGTTTTCAGGCGACTCAAGAGTTtaggtgatttttttattaaattattgagaTAAGAGGCTGCGGGAAATCGAGTCAGCCATTTTTTCTAGTATTGTTTGAGCTGCATTTATCATAGTCTTTCTATAATCATGTTCTTTTCGTAAAACTCATTAAAACAACgtttttagaaatatttttgagatAATAACAATTATGGTCTAATAGATAAGGAATTGTTAATGAtctggtatttttttcttgtcgcAGGGAACAAATTCTGAGAGTAAAAAACGATGAAAACATTCCCTTTTTATTAGTCGGTAACAAGAGTGATCTCGAGGAGAAGCGAAAAGTCAGTCTAGCGGAAGCTCAAGCTAGATCGCAACAGTGGGGGGTACCGTACGTCGAAACAAGTGCAAAGACTAAAGAAAATGTGGACAAGGTAATGAAAGTTAATGAATCCCATTCTCAATAATTAAGGTAGTTTCGTTGTTCTCAGagggaatttaaaaaatt
This genomic interval from Diachasmimorpha longicaudata isolate KC_UGA_2023 chromosome 4, iyDiaLong2, whole genome shotgun sequence contains the following:
- the LOC135161943 gene encoding ras-related protein Ral-a isoform X1; the protein is MAKKPGPIPALHKVIMVGSGGVGKSALTLQFMYDEFIEDYEPTKADSYRKKVVLDGEEVQIDILDTAGQEDYAAIRDNYFRSGEGFLCVFSITEDDSFQATQEFREQILRVKNDENIPFLLVGNKSDLEEKRKVSLAEAQARSQQWGVPYVETSAKTKENVDKVFFDLMREIRSRKIEDKSASNGRGKDRAKRKKKKCIVL
- the LOC135161943 gene encoding ras-related protein Ral-a isoform X2, giving the protein MAKKPGPIPALHKVIMVGSGGVGKSALTLQFMYDEFIEDYEPTKADSYRKKVVLDGEEVQIDILDTAGQEDYAAIRDNYFRSGEGFLCVFSITEDDSFQATQEFREQILRVKNDENIPFLLVGNKSDLEEKRKVSLAEAQARSQQWGVPYVETSAKTKENVDKVFFDLIGSIAARKARENQIEGAERKNNKRCCILL